In the Paraburkholderia acidisoli genome, one interval contains:
- a CDS encoding cation:proton antiporter, which translates to MSNVELFHYLLLLICGAGALTWLAERIAIPPAVVLLFGGCVVAIVGKRVPDMDPDLLLAAVMPPLLMSSAFYTAWKEFRGELGTIVSLVLGAVTFTTLAVACAVHAFNPALPWAACFTLGAIVSPPDAVAAKAILQRNPLPARLVAVLEGESLVNDASGLLLYQMAVSAALAATTITVASGTGLFFALILIGVAVGLACGHAMCWVLQRLADPMLGIVLSFAMAWASYGLAEAAGGSGVLSVVTCGLVLGIRQHRVFSADMRIKAKATWEAVVFMLEALVFVLIGLALHSLLARVNHESTVLMAGLRVALPATAAAILARLVWVFAAIWLPGRLRAQRAGNRGGNRGGGRAWSFAEAAVMGWAGMRGVVSLAAALALPDAFPGRDLIVFSTFLLIIATLVVQGGSLAMLIRLLKLRPAARHTMSEHETRARTFGASLAALDAIGKRAEPIAPAMLERLRAEYGIRVAANEKAYAAGAEHVEERTRFLRVELELVGVSRQTLLGLHREGKVDDAVLHRIESELDLEELRLLRLQEP; encoded by the coding sequence ATGAGCAACGTCGAACTTTTCCACTACCTGCTGCTCCTGATCTGCGGCGCAGGCGCACTCACCTGGCTTGCGGAACGCATTGCCATTCCCCCGGCGGTCGTGCTGCTGTTCGGCGGCTGCGTCGTCGCGATCGTCGGCAAGCGCGTGCCCGACATGGACCCCGACCTGCTGCTCGCGGCCGTGATGCCGCCGCTCCTGATGTCGAGCGCGTTCTACACGGCATGGAAGGAGTTTCGCGGCGAACTGGGCACCATCGTCTCGCTCGTGCTCGGCGCGGTGACGTTCACGACGCTGGCCGTGGCCTGCGCCGTGCATGCGTTCAACCCCGCGCTGCCGTGGGCCGCGTGCTTCACGCTGGGCGCGATCGTCTCGCCGCCCGACGCCGTGGCCGCGAAGGCGATCCTGCAACGCAATCCGCTGCCCGCGCGACTCGTCGCCGTGCTGGAAGGCGAAAGCCTCGTCAACGACGCCTCGGGTCTGCTGCTCTACCAGATGGCCGTTTCCGCAGCGCTGGCCGCGACCACCATTACGGTGGCGAGCGGCACGGGCCTGTTCTTCGCGCTCATCCTGATCGGCGTCGCGGTGGGTCTCGCATGCGGCCACGCGATGTGCTGGGTGCTCCAGCGCCTTGCCGACCCGATGCTCGGCATCGTCCTGAGCTTCGCGATGGCGTGGGCAAGCTATGGGCTGGCCGAAGCCGCGGGCGGCTCGGGCGTACTCTCGGTCGTGACCTGCGGCCTCGTGCTCGGGATTCGCCAGCATCGCGTCTTCAGCGCCGACATGCGCATCAAGGCCAAGGCCACGTGGGAAGCCGTCGTCTTCATGCTCGAAGCGCTCGTGTTCGTGCTGATCGGACTCGCGCTGCACAGCCTGCTCGCGCGCGTGAATCACGAAAGCACGGTGCTGATGGCGGGCTTGCGCGTCGCGTTGCCGGCAACCGCCGCCGCGATTCTCGCGCGTCTCGTGTGGGTGTTCGCGGCGATCTGGCTGCCGGGCCGCTTGCGCGCCCAACGCGCCGGCAACCGGGGCGGCAATCGGGGCGGCGGCCGGGCATGGTCGTTCGCCGAGGCGGCGGTCATGGGATGGGCGGGCATGCGCGGCGTCGTGAGCCTCGCGGCCGCGCTCGCATTACCCGACGCTTTTCCGGGCCGCGACCTGATCGTCTTCAGCACGTTCCTGCTGATCATCGCCACGCTCGTCGTGCAAGGCGGCAGTCTCGCGATGCTGATCCGTCTGCTGAAATTGCGCCCCGCCGCGCGTCACACGATGTCCGAGCACGAGACGCGCGCCCGCACCTTCGGCGCCTCGCTCGCGGCGCTGGACGCCATCGGCAAGCGCGCGGAGCCCATCGCGCCCGCCATGCTGGAGCGCCTGCGCGCGGAATACGGCATCCGCGTGGCCGCCAACGAGAAGGCATACGCTGCGGGCGCGGAACACGTCGAGGAACGCACGCGCTTCCTGCGTGTGGAACTGGAACTAGTGGGCGTGTCGCGCCAGACGCTGCTCGGGTTGCATCGCGAAGGCAAGGTCGACGACGCGGTGCTCCATCGCATCGAATCGGAACTCGATCTCGAGGAGCTACGGCTGCTGCGTTTGCAGGAGCCATAA
- a CDS encoding AI-2E family transporter: MTADSTRKTFFHILLAVVTIALCWILLPFFGAVFWGTILAIVFQPMQRYLAVRLGKRRNMATLITLLGTILIVILPLAMVAATMVQEVATAYTRLQAFQPHATEYLQHGIQMLPVWMQDSLAKFGLNDIAGIQKRLTDGAATISQFVAAKALSIGQNTFDFVVSFGVMLYLVFFLLRDGAEISRRIRRALPLEAEPKEHLIAKFSTVVRATVKGNIAVAAVQGFLGGLIFMVLGIQGALLWGVLMAFLSLLPAIGASIVWVPAAIYFFAIGAIWKGVILVLFCAVVIGLIDNLLRPILVGKDVGMPDWCVLISTLGGMAIFGINGFVIGPLIAALFMASWDLYARDEEA, translated from the coding sequence ATGACCGCCGACTCGACACGCAAAACGTTTTTCCACATCCTGCTCGCCGTCGTGACGATCGCGCTCTGCTGGATCCTGCTGCCTTTCTTCGGCGCCGTGTTCTGGGGAACCATACTCGCGATCGTCTTTCAGCCGATGCAGCGCTATCTGGCCGTGAGGCTCGGCAAGCGCCGCAACATGGCCACCCTGATCACGTTGCTCGGTACGATTCTGATCGTCATCCTGCCGCTCGCCATGGTGGCCGCGACGATGGTTCAGGAAGTGGCGACCGCCTATACGCGCCTGCAGGCATTCCAGCCGCACGCCACCGAATACTTGCAGCACGGCATTCAGATGCTGCCGGTCTGGATGCAGGACAGCCTCGCGAAGTTCGGCCTGAACGACATCGCCGGGATCCAGAAGCGGCTCACCGACGGCGCCGCCACCATCAGCCAGTTCGTGGCCGCGAAGGCCCTGAGCATCGGGCAGAACACGTTCGACTTCGTGGTGAGCTTCGGCGTGATGCTCTATCTCGTGTTCTTCCTGCTGCGCGACGGCGCGGAAATCAGCCGGCGCATCCGGCGCGCGCTGCCGCTCGAAGCGGAGCCCAAGGAGCACCTGATCGCCAAGTTCAGCACCGTCGTGCGCGCGACCGTCAAAGGCAATATCGCCGTGGCCGCCGTGCAGGGCTTCCTGGGCGGCTTGATCTTCATGGTGCTGGGGATTCAGGGCGCGCTGCTGTGGGGCGTGCTGATGGCGTTTCTCTCGCTGCTGCCGGCCATTGGCGCGTCGATCGTCTGGGTGCCGGCGGCCATCTACTTCTTCGCCATCGGCGCGATCTGGAAAGGCGTGATTCTGGTGCTGTTCTGCGCCGTGGTGATCGGGCTGATCGACAATCTGCTGCGGCCTATTCTCGTGGGCAAGGACGTGGGCATGCCCGACTGGTGCGTGCTGATCTCCACGCTCGGCGGCATGGCGATCTTCGGCATCAACGGCTTCGTGATCGGCCCGTTGATCGCCGCGCTGTTCATGGCCTCATGGGACCTCTACGCGCGCGACGAGGAAGCCTGA
- a CDS encoding methyl-accepting chemotaxis protein — MLNGFTIKAKVGVSMLVLGALMVMIGAFGLYGMASSNSDFGDTHNNKMPGMLAASLANLNVARERLNYDRAVMQIGTPAVDTAIEKAKVFRAAAARQLKAYEDLPDAPGEAEFDRAVHQAYDAHQQLLDQGWAAVKAGDAPTAQRIAGELANRFNAYAKANEALFAFQQNSTDQAYADATARYERIKTISLVAILVGIALAGYAWSMLRRAIGVPLSIALEHFQAISAGDLTRTVHVHSRDEMGQLLDGFSAMKSALTETVRSVRTGSAAIVQATSEIAAGNLDLSSRTEEQASALQETAASMEQLTSTVKQNAENAKQANVLAANASDTASRGANVVEQVVATMSDINESSTKIADIIAIIEGIAFQTNILALNAAVEAARAGEQGRGFAVVASEVRSLAQRSSSAAKEIKELIDTSVARVQSGTALVGDAGQTMGEIIAAIKRVTDIMGEIAAASQEQSNGIDQVAVAVGQMDEATQRNAALVEQSAAAAQSLEDQAGKLRETVAVFRLA; from the coding sequence ATGTTGAACGGCTTTACGATCAAGGCGAAGGTTGGTGTGTCGATGCTCGTCCTTGGCGCGCTGATGGTGATGATCGGCGCATTCGGTTTGTATGGCATGGCGTCGAGCAACAGCGACTTCGGCGATACGCACAACAACAAGATGCCGGGCATGCTCGCGGCCTCGCTCGCCAACCTGAACGTGGCGCGCGAGCGTCTCAACTACGACCGCGCGGTGATGCAGATCGGCACACCGGCCGTGGACACGGCGATCGAAAAGGCCAAGGTGTTTCGCGCCGCGGCCGCCAGGCAGTTGAAGGCGTATGAAGACCTGCCCGATGCGCCGGGCGAGGCGGAATTCGACCGCGCGGTGCATCAGGCCTACGACGCGCATCAGCAGTTGCTCGACCAGGGCTGGGCCGCGGTCAAGGCCGGCGATGCTCCTACCGCGCAGCGTATTGCGGGCGAACTGGCCAATCGCTTCAACGCCTACGCGAAAGCCAACGAGGCCCTGTTCGCGTTCCAGCAGAACAGCACCGACCAGGCGTATGCGGACGCGACCGCACGCTACGAGCGCATCAAGACGATCAGCCTCGTTGCGATCCTCGTGGGGATCGCGCTCGCGGGTTACGCATGGTCGATGCTGCGCCGGGCGATCGGCGTGCCGCTGTCCATCGCGCTCGAGCATTTCCAGGCGATCTCCGCGGGCGATTTGACGCGTACGGTGCACGTGCATTCGCGCGATGAAATGGGCCAGTTGCTCGACGGTTTCTCGGCGATGAAGTCCGCGCTGACCGAAACGGTGCGCTCCGTGCGCACGGGCAGCGCCGCCATCGTGCAGGCGACCAGCGAAATCGCCGCGGGCAATCTCGATCTTTCCTCGCGCACCGAAGAACAGGCGTCTGCCTTGCAGGAAACCGCCGCGAGCATGGAGCAGCTCACGAGCACCGTGAAGCAGAACGCGGAGAACGCGAAGCAGGCCAACGTGCTGGCCGCGAACGCGTCCGATACCGCCTCGCGCGGTGCGAACGTGGTCGAGCAAGTGGTCGCGACAATGAGCGACATCAACGAAAGCTCGACGAAGATCGCGGACATCATCGCGATCATCGAAGGCATTGCGTTTCAGACCAATATTCTCGCGCTGAATGCGGCAGTGGAAGCTGCGCGCGCGGGCGAGCAGGGCCGCGGCTTCGCGGTGGTGGCGAGCGAGGTGCGCTCGCTGGCGCAGCGTTCGTCGAGTGCGGCGAAGGAGATCAAGGAGCTGATCGACACTTCGGTGGCGCGCGTGCAGTCGGGCACGGCGCTGGTGGGCGACGCCGGTCAGACCATGGGCGAAATCATCGCGGCGATCAAGCGCGTGACCGACATCATGGGCGAGATCGCGGCGGCTTCGCAGGAGCAGAGCAACGGTATCGATCAGGTGGCGGTGGCCGTGGGGCAGATGGACGAAGCCACGCAGCGCAACGCGGCGCTGGTCGAGCAGTCGGCGGCGGCGGCCCAGTCGCTCGAAGATCAGGCCGGCAAGCTGCGCGAAACCGTGGCCGTGTTCCGGCTGGCCTGA
- a CDS encoding porin — protein sequence MKLRALPLSAVAAFGAVFGMTGVAHAQSSVTLYGTIDTSITYVSHASAGQNLWALGNSSAGNLSGSRWGLKGSEDLGGGLSAIFQLENGFNPSTGALGQSSRLFGRQAFVGLASSQLGTVTLGRQYDPLIDLVQGITEDNYFGSVFATAGDVDNYDNSFRVNNAIKYTTPVFRGLQGEAMYSFGGVAGSTGAEQSYSAAVSYNNGPLAVAGGYFYAANSTGNRALTGWASTSDGTFDSAVNTGYASAHSLQIARLAAQYTLGQFIFGLGYSNAQYASDAGSTFSGTEKYNTGQGFLNYQATPALLVGLGYSYTHSNGNTSATYHQVSIGGDYNLSKRTDLYLTAAYQHASGETGNGTGGAVSAQASIGSYGYNGTNSQTMVNLGLRHRF from the coding sequence ATGAAACTACGCGCCCTTCCCCTTTCCGCCGTTGCCGCGTTCGGCGCGGTTTTCGGCATGACCGGCGTCGCTCACGCGCAATCGAGCGTCACGCTCTACGGCACGATCGACACCTCGATCACGTACGTCAGTCACGCTTCCGCTGGCCAGAATCTCTGGGCACTGGGTAACAGCAGCGCCGGCAATCTGTCCGGCTCGCGCTGGGGCCTGAAAGGCTCGGAAGATCTCGGCGGCGGACTGAGCGCCATCTTCCAGCTCGAAAACGGCTTCAACCCGTCCACCGGCGCGCTTGGCCAAAGCAGCCGCCTGTTCGGCCGTCAGGCGTTCGTGGGTCTCGCGAGCAGCCAGCTGGGCACGGTCACGCTCGGCCGCCAGTACGACCCGCTGATCGACCTCGTGCAAGGCATTACCGAAGACAACTACTTCGGCTCGGTGTTCGCCACGGCCGGCGACGTCGACAACTACGACAACAGCTTCCGCGTGAACAACGCGATCAAGTACACCACGCCGGTGTTCCGCGGCCTGCAGGGCGAAGCCATGTATTCGTTCGGCGGCGTGGCGGGTTCGACGGGCGCGGAGCAATCCTACTCGGCGGCGGTCTCGTACAACAACGGCCCGCTCGCGGTGGCAGGCGGCTACTTCTACGCGGCCAACAGCACGGGCAACCGCGCGCTGACCGGCTGGGCGAGCACCTCGGACGGCACGTTCGACAGCGCCGTCAACACCGGCTACGCCTCGGCGCATTCGCTGCAGATCGCACGCCTCGCCGCGCAATACACGCTCGGCCAGTTCATCTTCGGTCTCGGCTACAGCAACGCGCAATACGCTTCGGACGCGGGCTCGACGTTCTCGGGCACCGAGAAGTACAACACGGGTCAGGGCTTCCTGAACTACCAGGCCACGCCCGCGCTGCTGGTCGGCCTCGGCTACAGCTACACGCACTCGAACGGCAACACCTCGGCAACCTACCACCAGGTGTCGATCGGCGGCGACTACAACCTCTCGAAGCGCACCGACCTGTACCTCACGGCCGCATATCAGCACGCGAGCGGCGAAACGGGTAACGGCACCGGCGGCGCCGTCAGCGCACAAGCTTCCATTGGTTCGTATGGCTACAACGGCACGAATTCGCAAACGATGGTCAACCTCGGCCTGCGTCACCGCTTTTAA
- a CDS encoding methyl-accepting chemotaxis protein, whose amino-acid sequence MTIKLKLRLLMLATLIAIGGGIAVTGWGFHSVGETQADAHQRETQVRGLTEIKASALSTIELDPASNDTRNVFDAAERNIDTWSHTIEPLFNSAEQQERLKSVREQWAAYDQQSRQLMDLAAQDPKTANARVTDLYHSHFEPLRAAIETIIGEAGRRGEAAVQRANRTSENAMVVVIAALLLAMLVVVAWIGVLSRSIVRALAGIQGTLERASDSLDLTLRAPDAGNDEIGQTAQAFNRLIARIAEVMTTVRDSAQTVGTASKQIAAGNIDLSSRTEEQAASLQQTAASMEELTGTVRQNAENARQANALAQTSTGVAARGGAVVAEVVTTMGEINRSSARIADIIGVIDGIAFQTNILALNAAVESARAGEHGRGFAVVAGEVRALAQRSATAAREIKTLIEDSMTRIDQGSALVDQAGRTMDEVVGSIQRVTDIMGEISAASDEQSKGIDQVGQAVTQMDEVTQQNAALVEQASAAAQSLDDQARKLQAEVEAFTLMR is encoded by the coding sequence ATGACGATCAAACTCAAACTGCGCCTGCTGATGCTGGCGACGCTCATCGCGATCGGCGGCGGTATCGCCGTCACCGGCTGGGGCTTTCATAGCGTCGGCGAGACGCAGGCGGACGCGCACCAGCGCGAAACCCAGGTGCGCGGACTCACCGAGATCAAGGCCAGCGCGCTCTCGACCATCGAACTCGATCCCGCGTCGAACGACACGCGCAACGTGTTCGACGCCGCCGAACGCAATATCGACACGTGGTCGCACACGATCGAGCCGCTCTTCAACTCGGCCGAGCAGCAGGAACGCCTCAAGTCGGTGCGCGAGCAATGGGCCGCGTACGACCAGCAATCGCGCCAGTTGATGGATCTCGCGGCGCAGGACCCGAAAACGGCGAACGCGCGCGTGACCGATCTCTATCACTCGCACTTCGAACCGCTGCGCGCGGCGATCGAAACGATCATCGGCGAGGCGGGCCGGCGCGGCGAGGCGGCGGTGCAGCGCGCCAATCGCACGAGCGAAAACGCGATGGTCGTCGTGATCGCCGCGCTGCTGCTCGCCATGCTCGTGGTGGTCGCGTGGATCGGCGTGCTCTCGCGCTCGATCGTCCGCGCGCTGGCCGGCATTCAGGGCACGCTGGAACGCGCGAGCGATTCGCTCGACCTCACCCTGCGCGCGCCCGACGCGGGCAACGACGAGATCGGCCAGACCGCGCAGGCATTCAATCGCCTGATCGCCCGCATCGCCGAAGTCATGACCACGGTGCGCGATTCCGCGCAAACCGTGGGCACCGCGTCGAAGCAGATCGCGGCGGGTAATATCGACCTGTCGAGCCGGACCGAGGAACAGGCCGCTTCGCTGCAACAGACCGCGGCCAGCATGGAAGAACTCACGGGCACGGTGCGGCAGAACGCCGAGAACGCGCGCCAGGCCAACGCGCTCGCGCAAACCTCGACCGGCGTGGCCGCGCGCGGCGGCGCCGTGGTGGCGGAAGTCGTCACGACGATGGGCGAGATCAACCGCAGCTCGGCCCGCATCGCGGACATCATCGGCGTGATCGACGGCATTGCCTTTCAGACCAATATCCTCGCGCTGAACGCGGCGGTTGAATCCGCGCGCGCGGGCGAGCACGGCCGCGGCTTCGCCGTCGTCGCGGGCGAAGTGCGCGCGCTGGCGCAGCGCTCGGCCACGGCGGCGCGCGAGATCAAGACGCTCATCGAAGACTCCATGACGCGGATCGATCAGGGCTCGGCGCTCGTCGATCAGGCGGGCCGCACGATGGACGAAGTGGTCGGCAGCATCCAGCGTGTCACCGACATCATGGGCGAAATCTCGGCCGCCTCCGACGAGCAGAGCAAAGGCATCGACCAGGTCGGCCAGGCCGTCACCCAGATGGACGAAGTCACGCAGCAGAATGCGGCGCTCGTGGAGCAGGCGAGCGCGGCGGCGCAGTCGCTCGACGACCAGGCGCGCAAGCTTCAGGCGGAAGTCGAGGCGTTCACGCTGATGCGGTGA